A genomic region of Mycobacterium senriense contains the following coding sequences:
- a CDS encoding sugar epimerase family protein, which translates to MRIAVTGASGVLGRGLATRLLSQGHDVAGIARHRPDSWPSAADFVSADIRDADAVRRALAGADVVAHCAWATGSRYDEQVNIGGTRNVLDAMAETGSRRIVFASSAHVYGGTDAPKTEHEDTTPVNAEGRFKTRVEQMLAESGAEWVAIRSALILGRSVDNWVRRLLALPAFPDRSGDRHLQVVHLDDALRLFNRAIVEAEIASGPVNLAAPGELTFRQIAAALRRPVMRLGFEPAELRLVRSAAVMDTARLREQWGFQPAWEAGECAHDFALAVRGRVTVGKRVVSLPWRLANIQELPSVDAPSDDGVKPNWAGAEGDNGEFDTPIDPRFPTFLATNLSEALPGPFSPASASATVRGLRASAVCVAERLRPGGMIQREIAMRMVAVFAHRLYGAITTAHFMAETVPFVKPATVVSNSGFFGPSMAALPIFGGERPHSDTSRIRKQLRTVRNIGVFGVNLIGLSAGASLDTREFVADVDRLERLSDGDLTRLDERRLLSLISLARDQVVHGWVLAAGSFLLCAAFNVLLRGLCGRDIAAPGGPELVSARSVEAMQRLVIAAQRDPKVTALLAEPGDRLDKLAVETPEFHAALLAELALIGHRGPAELEMRSISYADDPELLVRMVTRAMSARSAPAPERPRIPLHARPIAALTTQQLRDREVRRDKVVRANWVLRGLLREYGRRSVEAGIFDTADDVFYLLVDELDALPADVGALVARRRAEQRRLVAVAPPTVFSGSWQPTASSSHALTSGDTMRGVGVCGGRVRGRVRIVRPETIDDLQPGEILVAEVTDVGYTAAFCYAAAVVTELGGPMSHAAVVAREFGFPCVVDVQGATRALPSGALVEVDGATGEIHVLELAVDDAPS; encoded by the coding sequence GTGAGAATCGCGGTCACCGGGGCCAGCGGCGTGCTCGGTCGCGGCCTCGCCACGCGGCTGCTCAGCCAGGGCCACGATGTCGCGGGGATCGCCCGCCATCGGCCCGACAGCTGGCCGAGTGCAGCGGATTTCGTCTCGGCCGACATCCGCGACGCGGATGCTGTCCGGCGCGCCCTGGCCGGTGCGGACGTCGTCGCGCACTGCGCGTGGGCGACGGGGTCCCGGTACGACGAGCAGGTCAACATCGGCGGCACCCGCAACGTGCTCGACGCGATGGCCGAGACCGGTTCCAGACGAATCGTTTTCGCGTCGTCGGCCCATGTGTACGGCGGGACAGACGCGCCGAAGACCGAGCACGAGGACACGACTCCGGTCAATGCCGAAGGCCGGTTCAAAACCCGAGTGGAACAGATGCTCGCGGAATCGGGCGCGGAATGGGTCGCGATCCGCTCCGCCCTGATCCTGGGCCGAAGCGTCGACAACTGGGTGCGCCGCCTGCTGGCATTACCGGCCTTCCCTGACCGGTCGGGTGATCGCCACCTGCAGGTCGTCCACCTCGACGACGCGCTTCGGCTGTTCAACCGGGCCATCGTGGAGGCCGAAATCGCCAGCGGGCCGGTCAATCTCGCCGCTCCCGGCGAACTGACCTTCCGGCAGATCGCCGCCGCGCTGCGCCGACCGGTGATGCGGCTGGGCTTTGAGCCGGCCGAGTTGCGGCTGGTGCGAAGTGCCGCGGTCATGGACACGGCCCGGTTGCGCGAACAGTGGGGGTTCCAGCCCGCGTGGGAAGCCGGCGAATGTGCCCATGATTTCGCGCTGGCGGTGCGCGGCCGGGTCACGGTGGGCAAGCGGGTGGTATCGCTACCCTGGCGACTGGCCAACATCCAGGAACTACCGTCGGTCGACGCGCCCAGCGACGACGGCGTGAAGCCCAATTGGGCCGGTGCAGAAGGGGATAACGGGGAATTCGACACGCCGATTGATCCGCGCTTTCCCACGTTTCTGGCCACGAACTTGTCGGAGGCGCTGCCCGGACCGTTTTCGCCGGCATCGGCGTCGGCGACGGTTCGCGGGCTGCGGGCCAGCGCCGTGTGCGTCGCCGAGCGTTTGCGGCCTGGGGGGATGATCCAGCGCGAAATCGCCATGCGCATGGTCGCGGTGTTCGCCCACCGGCTGTACGGCGCCATCACGACCGCGCATTTCATGGCTGAGACCGTGCCTTTCGTCAAGCCGGCGACGGTGGTGAGCAACAGCGGGTTCTTCGGTCCGAGTATGGCCGCACTGCCGATCTTCGGTGGGGAACGTCCGCACTCCGACACCAGCCGAATCCGCAAGCAACTGCGGACCGTCCGCAACATCGGGGTCTTCGGGGTCAACCTGATCGGTCTCAGTGCCGGCGCATCTTTGGACACCCGCGAGTTCGTTGCCGATGTCGATCGCCTGGAACGCCTGTCCGACGGCGACCTCACTCGGCTCGACGAACGTCGGCTGCTGAGCCTGATCTCGTTGGCACGTGACCAGGTGGTGCACGGCTGGGTGCTGGCCGCGGGCTCGTTCCTGTTGTGCGCCGCGTTCAATGTGCTGCTGCGCGGGTTGTGCGGGCGAGACATCGCCGCGCCCGGCGGGCCGGAATTGGTCAGCGCGCGTTCGGTCGAGGCGATGCAGCGGTTGGTGATTGCCGCACAGCGTGATCCGAAAGTGACGGCCCTGCTGGCCGAGCCGGGGGACCGGCTGGACAAGCTCGCCGTCGAGACACCGGAATTCCACGCGGCGCTGCTGGCCGAGCTGGCGTTGATCGGACACCGCGGTCCGGCCGAGCTCGAGATGCGGTCAATCAGCTACGCTGACGATCCCGAGCTATTGGTCCGGATGGTGACCCGAGCGATGAGCGCCCGGTCCGCGCCGGCGCCCGAGCGGCCCCGGATTCCACTGCACGCCAGGCCTATTGCGGCTCTGACCACGCAACAACTGCGCGACCGAGAAGTCCGTCGCGACAAGGTGGTGCGGGCTAACTGGGTGCTACGAGGGCTGCTTCGCGAATATGGGCGTAGGTCGGTCGAGGCCGGGATCTTCGACACCGCCGATGACGTGTTCTATCTGCTCGTCGACGAACTCGACGCCCTCCCGGCGGATGTGGGCGCGCTGGTGGCACGACGCCGGGCCGAACAACGCCGACTGGTCGCGGTGGCGCCGCCAACGGTCTTCAGCGGGAGCTGGCAGCCCACCGCGAGCTCATCGCACGCGCTGACCAGCGGGGACACCATGCGTGGTGTCGGTGTGTGCGGGGGACGGGTGCGCGGCCGGGTGCGGATCGTGCGGCCCGAGACGATCGACGACCTGCAACCCGGCGAAATCCTTGTCGCAGAGGTCACCGACGTCGGCTATACCGCGGCGTTCTGCTACGCCGCCGCCGTCGTAACCGAACTCGGCGGCCCGATGTCGCACGCCGCGGTGGTGGCCCGCGAATTCGGCTTCCCCTGCGTCGTCGACGTTCAGGGCGCCACCAGGGCACTGCCGTCGGGCGCCCTCGTCGAGGTCGATGGCGCGACGGGCGAGATTCACGTCCTGGAGCTCGCCGTGGACGACGCGCCGAGCTAG
- a CDS encoding cytochrome P450, with amino-acid sequence MTVETASPSVFDAGLPRLHYDIADTVHEVAPRIHEVRKRSPMAIGPLGPEVLGYELARGILRDPRFVFPPGMHMTARGITSGPLYDRVLGTILGMEGEEHRRLRGLVSKAFTPRASARMEGTIDTVINELIDQVADAGRCEFVTDIARPYPIPIICALLGAPPEDWEQFSLWAEDIFKIVRFDSDLANEQHIVMRAWDQFDAYIDDMIAERRSRLTDDLISELIRAQDDGDRLSNAEMRMLAFSILSAGTDTTRNQLAACMHALCDHPDELAMLRDDSGLAMRAVEECMRHSPAVCTTLRTVLDDVTFAGYRFPTGTFISVNTFAANCDPEVYPHPDRFDITREDPPPILTFGGGAHYCLGANLARTELAGALKVIARRMTNPRRVAIARWKPMLGLSGPVELEMEFD; translated from the coding sequence ATGACCGTCGAGACCGCATCACCCAGCGTCTTCGACGCCGGCCTCCCGAGGCTGCACTACGACATCGCCGACACCGTGCACGAAGTCGCGCCGCGCATCCACGAGGTGCGCAAGCGGTCGCCGATGGCCATCGGGCCGCTGGGACCCGAGGTGCTCGGTTACGAACTCGCCCGCGGGATACTTCGCGACCCCCGGTTCGTTTTCCCGCCCGGCATGCACATGACCGCGCGCGGAATAACGTCCGGCCCGCTCTATGACCGGGTCCTCGGCACCATCCTGGGCATGGAAGGCGAGGAACATCGACGGCTGCGCGGTCTGGTGTCCAAGGCATTCACGCCGCGGGCATCCGCGCGCATGGAAGGCACCATCGACACGGTGATCAACGAGCTGATCGACCAGGTCGCCGACGCCGGCCGATGCGAATTCGTCACCGACATCGCCCGTCCGTACCCGATTCCGATCATCTGCGCGCTGTTGGGCGCGCCTCCGGAAGACTGGGAACAGTTTTCCCTATGGGCCGAGGACATTTTCAAAATCGTCAGGTTCGACTCCGACCTGGCGAATGAGCAGCACATAGTGATGCGAGCGTGGGACCAGTTCGACGCCTACATCGACGACATGATCGCCGAACGGCGCAGCCGGTTGACCGATGACTTGATCTCCGAACTGATCCGCGCCCAGGACGACGGCGACCGGCTGAGCAACGCGGAGATGCGCATGCTGGCGTTCAGCATCCTCAGCGCCGGCACCGACACCACTCGCAATCAACTGGCCGCGTGCATGCACGCGCTGTGTGATCATCCCGATGAGCTGGCGATGTTGCGCGACGATTCCGGCCTCGCGATGCGAGCCGTCGAGGAATGCATGCGCCATTCGCCGGCGGTCTGCACCACCCTGCGCACCGTCCTGGACGACGTCACGTTCGCGGGCTACAGGTTTCCGACGGGCACCTTCATTTCGGTGAATACCTTTGCCGCCAATTGTGATCCAGAGGTCTATCCACACCCGGACCGGTTCGACATCACCCGCGAAGACCCGCCGCCCATTTTGACGTTCGGCGGCGGCGCCCACTATTGCCTTGGCGCCAACCTCGCCCGAACGGAACTCGCTGGAGCTCTCAAGGTCATCGCCCGGCGCATGACCAACCCGCGCCGCGTGGCCATTGCACGGTGGAAACCGATGCTGGGACTGAGCGGGCCGGTAGAGCTCGAGATGGAGTTCGACTAG
- a CDS encoding SDR family NAD(P)-dependent oxidoreductase, with product MTEVRFDGRVAIVTGAGGQEPSLGRSHAKLLAERGAKVVVNDRGVGPDGRNLLRANAEQVADEICAAGGEAVPDLHSVADQDSARRVVQTALDTWGRLDIMVNNAGVCFMAHFDEISDTDIRNVIDVHLMGTVWMCRAAWPHMRDAGYGRIVNTTSGAMFGLEYLSIYGAAKGGIFGLTRGLAVEGAPLGIKVNALGPAANTSAVRHFNDPSAFTKLMEEHFPTGLVSPAVAFLVHESCPVSGANLEAGGGNVGIRVFGQTTGHYDSGLTLENVRDNFAAIVDTSTARLMPDLAESGELAPGQAISAPIEVLPKRYQPS from the coding sequence ATGACCGAGGTCCGCTTTGACGGAAGAGTCGCGATCGTCACCGGCGCCGGGGGCCAGGAGCCGAGCCTGGGGCGCTCGCACGCCAAACTGCTGGCCGAGCGGGGAGCCAAGGTCGTGGTCAACGACCGCGGCGTCGGACCCGACGGACGGAACCTCCTGCGGGCCAACGCCGAGCAGGTTGCCGACGAGATCTGCGCGGCGGGCGGTGAGGCGGTGCCAGACCTGCACAGCGTCGCCGATCAAGACAGCGCGCGCCGGGTTGTCCAGACCGCGCTGGACACGTGGGGTCGCCTCGACATCATGGTGAACAATGCCGGGGTCTGCTTCATGGCGCACTTCGACGAGATCTCCGACACCGACATCCGCAACGTCATCGACGTACACCTGATGGGAACCGTGTGGATGTGCCGGGCGGCATGGCCCCACATGCGGGACGCCGGTTACGGCCGCATCGTGAACACGACATCCGGGGCGATGTTCGGGCTGGAATACCTGTCCATCTACGGCGCCGCCAAGGGTGGAATCTTCGGGCTGACACGTGGTCTCGCCGTCGAGGGCGCTCCACTGGGCATCAAGGTCAACGCGTTGGGCCCGGCGGCAAACACCAGCGCCGTGCGGCATTTCAACGACCCGTCCGCTTTCACGAAGCTGATGGAGGAACACTTTCCGACCGGCCTGGTGTCACCGGCCGTGGCCTTCCTGGTTCACGAGAGCTGTCCGGTGTCCGGCGCCAACCTCGAAGCCGGCGGCGGGAACGTGGGCATCCGGGTCTTCGGCCAGACCACGGGCCACTATGACTCAGGTCTCACCCTCGAGAATGTGCGGGACAACTTCGCTGCGATCGTCGACACGTCCACGGCCAGGTTGATGCCCGACTTGGCGGAGTCCGGGGAGTTGGCCCCCGGTCAAGCCATTTCGGCGCCGATCGAAGTACTGCCAAAGCGCTACCAACCGAGCTGA
- a CDS encoding VOC family protein produces the protein MPQEPSLHHVVFAVVPERHAAVTQMFSDLGFLFEPLQLAELGLDIHLDWNRGIELISPIPGSTGEVAVTVTEFLERHGDGVFTVVIGVPEAAKADAVAERYGATTRFRQHMEGDGTFLDENDVSILGLPLTFLATNIP, from the coding sequence ATGCCTCAAGAACCCTCGCTTCACCACGTCGTGTTCGCCGTGGTGCCGGAACGCCATGCCGCAGTGACACAAATGTTCAGCGACCTCGGATTCCTCTTCGAACCCCTGCAGCTGGCCGAGCTCGGCCTGGACATCCACCTCGACTGGAATCGGGGCATCGAACTGATCAGCCCGATCCCCGGGTCGACCGGCGAGGTCGCCGTCACGGTGACGGAGTTCCTCGAGCGCCACGGCGACGGCGTGTTCACCGTGGTGATCGGAGTACCGGAAGCCGCCAAGGCCGACGCCGTCGCCGAGCGCTACGGCGCGACAACGCGATTCCGGCAACACATGGAGGGCGACGGCACCTTCCTCGACGAAAACGACGTGTCGATCCTGGGACTGCCACTGACATTCCTGGCGACCAACATCCCGTGA
- a CDS encoding NAD(P)H-dependent amine dehydrogenase family protein, giving the protein MTYRVVQWTTGNVGKSSVRAIAANPTLELVGCYAWSPEKAGRDVGELCGIAPLDVKATSDIEALLALKPDCVVYNPMFADVDELIRILGAGINVVGTAEFITGHFLGAGRERIAQACEAGRSTIFGTGINPGFIQLFTIVSAGLSDRVDKVSVLESFDTTIYNSPATEIPMGFGYPIDQPDLPAITEKGSGIFRDGVLLLADALGVELDEVRCEAEYAQTTEDLHLPGDWTIAKGCVAGIHVRWKGMLAGREVIEIGGRWRKGQALEPDWLLDMGYTVEVQGRPTIKTTLSFLPPPDFEGQTLDDYIMLGLTITAVPAITAIPAVVAAPPGIVTYNDLPLLLPRGVLRADPR; this is encoded by the coding sequence TTGACCTATCGGGTGGTCCAGTGGACGACCGGTAACGTCGGCAAGAGTTCCGTCAGGGCGATTGCCGCCAACCCGACGCTCGAGCTTGTCGGATGTTACGCGTGGTCGCCGGAGAAGGCCGGCCGCGATGTCGGCGAGCTGTGCGGGATCGCGCCGCTCGATGTCAAGGCCACCAGCGATATTGAGGCGCTGCTCGCGCTCAAGCCGGACTGCGTGGTCTACAACCCGATGTTCGCGGACGTCGATGAGCTGATCCGCATCCTCGGCGCGGGCATAAACGTCGTAGGCACCGCCGAGTTCATCACCGGCCACTTCCTCGGCGCGGGGCGGGAGCGCATCGCCCAGGCGTGCGAAGCGGGCAGATCGACCATCTTCGGCACCGGCATCAACCCCGGCTTCATCCAACTGTTCACCATCGTGTCGGCGGGGCTCTCGGACCGGGTGGACAAGGTGTCGGTACTGGAATCCTTCGATACTACGATCTACAACTCGCCCGCGACCGAAATACCCATGGGCTTCGGCTATCCCATCGATCAACCGGACCTCCCGGCCATCACCGAGAAAGGATCCGGCATCTTCCGCGACGGCGTGTTGCTGCTCGCCGACGCCCTCGGCGTCGAGCTCGACGAAGTCCGCTGCGAAGCCGAGTACGCCCAGACCACGGAGGATCTGCACCTGCCCGGCGACTGGACCATCGCGAAGGGTTGCGTCGCCGGCATCCACGTTCGCTGGAAAGGGATGTTGGCTGGCCGAGAGGTCATCGAAATCGGTGGGCGATGGCGCAAAGGCCAAGCGCTGGAACCGGACTGGCTGCTGGACATGGGCTACACGGTCGAGGTGCAGGGTCGACCGACGATCAAGACCACGCTGAGCTTCCTGCCACCGCCGGACTTTGAGGGCCAGACACTGGACGACTACATCATGTTGGGACTGACCATCACCGCGGTGCCGGCGATCACCGCGATACCCGCTGTCGTCGCCGCCCCTCCCGGCATCGTCACCTACAACGACCTGCCGCTGCTACTGCCGCGCGGGGTGCTGCGCGCTGATCCTCGATAG
- a CDS encoding CbbQ/NirQ/NorQ/GpvN family protein, giving the protein MTTETYFANGNEVQLFEQAFHRRIPVMLTGPTGCGKTRFVEHMGSLLQRPVVTISCHDDLTSSDLVGRFMVTGGDVVWTDGPLTRAVKAGAICYLDEVVEARHDSLAILHSLTDHRRSLYLDRAGEVVQAPEGFMLVCSYNPAYRSSLKELKPSFRQRFATLAMNYLPPDREAEVIVAESGIPSATARRLVACAVAIRTADQAFHFEPPSTRVLVTAAQLIAAGATEFDASDACILAPLSTDGAVTDGLREVAAASLGAADASSSS; this is encoded by the coding sequence ATGACCACCGAAACATACTTCGCCAACGGCAACGAAGTTCAGCTGTTCGAGCAGGCCTTCCACCGGCGCATCCCGGTGATGCTCACCGGCCCAACCGGGTGCGGCAAGACGCGGTTCGTCGAGCACATGGGTTCACTGCTGCAGCGGCCCGTGGTCACCATCAGTTGCCACGACGACCTCACCAGCTCCGATCTCGTCGGCCGCTTCATGGTGACCGGCGGTGACGTCGTCTGGACCGATGGTCCGCTGACCCGGGCGGTCAAGGCCGGCGCGATCTGCTACCTCGACGAGGTCGTCGAGGCCCGCCACGACTCCCTGGCGATCCTCCATTCGCTCACCGATCACCGACGCTCGCTGTATCTCGACCGCGCCGGCGAGGTTGTGCAAGCACCCGAGGGGTTCATGCTGGTGTGTTCGTACAACCCGGCTTATCGCAGCTCGCTCAAGGAGCTCAAACCGTCATTCCGGCAACGCTTCGCCACGCTGGCGATGAACTATTTGCCGCCGGACCGGGAGGCCGAGGTGATCGTCGCCGAATCCGGAATCCCGTCGGCTACGGCCCGGCGGCTGGTCGCGTGCGCGGTCGCGATCCGCACCGCCGACCAAGCCTTCCACTTCGAGCCGCCGTCGACTCGGGTGCTGGTCACCGCGGCCCAGCTGATCGCTGCCGGCGCAACCGAATTCGATGCGTCCGACGCCTGCATACTTGCGCCGCTAAGCACCGACGGTGCCGTCACCGACGGTCTCCGTGAAGTTGCGGCCGCCAGCCTGGGTGCCGCCGACGCCTCGAGCAGTTCTTAG
- a CDS encoding nitric oxide reductase activation protein NorD: MSEQFDAHAMALERSCAVTAVALSEQRREGVRLVTGERRGFGLNAGLTFVHMPYPLPPGWTRRTLTCGVALQCSPSKERIAEYRLNKLAARELRALTLVEAGVALGWLASRWPGLLPDFQRLLPDLRAASGDMDGAEILSRAIALAASGQALTIHPLLGALPLAYTAPHGLTDKLRRSFGRMPWTTTQKRIPRPYSVPVGGDGGVRNPNLPPPSRPQDNDLDVTPEHRPGIPYPEWNMWTQRFMRDHVAVVERADSRQARRPVPVAVDVRRWFEEHTHRAMTNRLEDGSDLDVDQYVNHYIDLSTGEAKEPRVFRDLLPSSRDVTTALLLDGSSSLGVHGGRVFELELSCADALSRAMTQARERHGVFVFTGNTRHRVEVRCLKDFEDHRFVPPSGLGLSTRGYTRLGAPLRHLTSRLLAQASERRLLIVIGDGLISDEGYEGRYAWADAAHAVEEANEAGVSMYYVGVGPTRVDPLPEVFGPRRSQRIRRVEELPRVLAHVHRELVAA; this comes from the coding sequence ATGAGTGAGCAGTTTGATGCGCATGCGATGGCGCTGGAACGCAGTTGCGCCGTGACGGCGGTCGCGCTGAGCGAGCAGCGTCGCGAGGGCGTCCGGCTCGTCACGGGCGAACGGCGGGGCTTCGGCTTGAACGCGGGGCTCACCTTCGTCCACATGCCCTATCCCCTGCCGCCGGGCTGGACGCGCCGAACCTTGACCTGCGGTGTGGCCCTGCAATGTTCACCATCGAAGGAACGCATCGCCGAATATCGTCTCAACAAGCTGGCCGCTCGTGAGCTGCGCGCGCTCACACTTGTCGAAGCCGGCGTCGCGCTCGGCTGGCTCGCGTCGCGATGGCCGGGCCTGCTTCCCGACTTTCAGCGGCTGCTGCCCGACCTCCGCGCAGCGTCCGGCGACATGGACGGCGCCGAAATACTCAGCCGGGCAATCGCATTGGCGGCCTCCGGTCAGGCGTTGACGATCCATCCGCTGCTGGGCGCCTTGCCGCTGGCTTATACCGCGCCCCACGGATTGACCGACAAGCTACGGCGCAGCTTCGGCAGGATGCCCTGGACAACGACGCAGAAGCGCATTCCGCGGCCGTATTCGGTTCCGGTCGGCGGCGACGGCGGCGTCCGCAACCCCAACCTGCCGCCACCGAGCCGGCCGCAGGACAACGATCTCGATGTGACACCGGAACACCGACCCGGCATCCCCTATCCCGAATGGAACATGTGGACCCAGCGTTTCATGCGCGACCACGTCGCCGTCGTCGAGCGTGCAGATAGCCGACAGGCCCGCCGCCCGGTGCCGGTGGCCGTCGACGTGCGTAGGTGGTTCGAGGAACACACCCACCGGGCGATGACCAACCGCCTCGAAGACGGCTCAGACCTCGACGTCGACCAATACGTCAACCACTACATCGACCTGTCCACCGGTGAGGCCAAGGAGCCGAGGGTGTTCCGCGACCTGCTGCCCAGCAGCCGCGATGTCACCACGGCCCTACTGCTCGACGGCAGTTCGTCGCTGGGCGTGCACGGCGGTCGCGTGTTCGAGCTTGAATTGTCCTGTGCCGATGCGCTTTCGCGTGCCATGACGCAGGCACGAGAGCGCCATGGTGTTTTCGTATTCACCGGCAACACCCGTCATCGCGTCGAAGTCCGCTGCTTGAAGGACTTCGAAGACCACCGGTTCGTACCGCCGAGCGGGCTGGGCTTGTCTACCCGCGGATACACCAGACTCGGTGCGCCGCTTCGCCATCTGACGAGCCGACTGCTGGCGCAGGCATCCGAGCGCCGCCTGCTGATCGTCATCGGTGACGGCCTGATCTCCGACGAGGGCTACGAGGGCCGGTATGCCTGGGCCGACGCCGCGCACGCCGTCGAGGAGGCCAACGAGGCCGGGGTGTCGATGTACTACGTGGGGGTGGGGCCGACCCGCGTCGATCCCCTCCCCGAGGTGTTCGGGCCTCGCCGATCGCAGCGGATCCGGCGCGTAGAGGAACTGCCGCGGGTGCTGGCCCATGTCCATCGCGAACTGGTCGCCGCATGA
- a CDS encoding TetR/AcrR family transcriptional regulator — MAVTDRLSAREAKRLQTRERLMGAAIGEFARAGMAEADVGAIVAAAGVAHGTFFFHFPTKEHVLFELERREEDRIAKLFAQFLRSKHDLASALNEAVRLVVGLERRLGDRLFNDFLALHFSQTRPQTEDGRDHPLIVLVAQEIARAQERGETDPDVNPMNSAVFFLLGLYALLITTNHWPTGRALLEDYVARTLRSLKA, encoded by the coding sequence ATGGCTGTGACGGATCGGCTATCGGCACGAGAAGCTAAGCGCCTGCAGACGAGAGAGCGGTTGATGGGCGCCGCGATCGGCGAGTTCGCCCGCGCCGGGATGGCCGAGGCCGACGTGGGGGCCATTGTGGCGGCGGCCGGCGTCGCCCACGGGACCTTCTTCTTCCACTTCCCCACCAAGGAGCACGTGCTGTTCGAGCTGGAGCGTCGCGAAGAGGACCGCATCGCCAAACTGTTCGCGCAGTTCCTGAGGTCCAAGCACGATCTCGCTTCCGCGCTGAATGAGGCGGTCCGATTGGTGGTCGGATTGGAACGCCGATTGGGCGACCGGCTCTTCAATGACTTTCTCGCGCTGCACTTCTCCCAAACCCGGCCGCAGACCGAAGACGGCAGGGATCACCCGCTGATCGTGCTGGTCGCCCAGGAGATCGCACGGGCCCAAGAACGCGGCGAGACGGATCCGGATGTCAACCCCATGAACAGTGCGGTGTTCTTCTTGCTGGGTCTGTACGCCCTGTTGATCACCACCAACCACTGGCCGACTGGCCGCGCCCTGCTCGAAGACTACGTCGCGAGGACATTGCGGAGCTTGAAAGCATGA
- a CDS encoding SDR family NAD(P)-dependent oxidoreductase, which produces MALEQFRLDEQVAIVTGAGKGVGAGIARVLAEAGATVVGTARTEADIVGTIEGIEAAGGKGLALVADAMSRPDGERVVNTAMQRFGRIDILVNNVGGSTYARFLDITDEDFRHTFDWCVTSAFIMSQLAAPHMLSAGHGSIINISSGSARFGIRALTAYCVAKGGLEALTRAMAQELAPKIRVNAIALGSFATDGLKGSLDLMPGSLEKMQDATPLHRLGDVEDLGRLAVYLSTRDCYATNATFHVDGGIDSNNSPLPIPDY; this is translated from the coding sequence ATGGCATTGGAGCAGTTCAGACTGGACGAACAGGTCGCAATCGTCACGGGAGCCGGGAAGGGTGTGGGGGCGGGCATCGCCCGGGTGTTGGCGGAGGCGGGCGCCACGGTGGTTGGGACCGCACGGACCGAGGCGGATATCGTTGGCACGATTGAGGGTATCGAAGCGGCGGGCGGTAAAGGACTGGCACTCGTCGCGGACGCGATGAGTCGTCCGGACGGAGAACGGGTCGTGAACACGGCCATGCAGCGTTTCGGCCGTATCGACATTCTGGTCAACAATGTTGGCGGGTCCACCTACGCGCGATTCCTCGACATCACCGACGAAGACTTCCGGCACACGTTCGACTGGTGTGTGACCTCCGCCTTCATCATGAGTCAGCTTGCGGCGCCACACATGCTCAGCGCCGGACACGGTTCCATCATCAACATCTCGTCGGGCTCCGCGCGGTTCGGCATCCGGGCGCTGACCGCCTATTGCGTTGCGAAGGGCGGCCTCGAAGCGCTTACCCGCGCCATGGCACAAGAACTCGCCCCGAAGATTCGCGTCAACGCCATCGCCCTGGGGTCGTTCGCAACCGACGGTCTCAAGGGCAGCCTGGACCTGATGCCCGGGTCGTTGGAAAAGATGCAAGACGCGACACCGTTGCATCGGCTGGGCGACGTCGAGGATCTCGGACGGCTCGCGGTGTACCTGTCCACCCGCGACTGCTACGCGACCAATGCGACGTTCCATGTCGATGGTGGCATCGACTCGAACAATTCGCCGCTGCCGATACCCGATTACTGA